The genomic stretch TAAAACAAGGAAAATTTTACAAGTAAAGCTTAACAACAGTCTCAGATTTGAATGTACCATGGTGCACTTACCTCGGATACTCTTCTTTCAATAGCTGCTTCAAGACATTGTATAATCCTTTGTCTCTCTGCCTCTGATTTTACAGGGGAACCATCAACATGCTTGATATAATATTCCTACAAAAGAATCCATAAATCCATGGGCCAACACAATCAAGCGCAAAGATCAGTCATCCCTAAATACATTTGCGGAggaaattaaaatgcaaatgATTTATACCTGATGAGCTTCTGGACCCTCGGCATCTATATTAGCATGAAAAACTACATACTCCATGTCTGTCAATGTGCAAACCGTATCGAAGAGAAGCTTTGGTCTATCTTTACTTCTTATAGTTATCACTGAGTAGTCCTTCTCATACCAATTCACCACACTCACATTAGGTCTTTGCTTCTCATCCAATACATCATTGTTAGCTCGTTCATAATCCCTATCAGCAAACATCATTTGGTGAAGCCTTCTCTCAGTATGGGTGACCCCATGAGACACGACAGTCCTAGCTCCCCTATATTTGTTACTGCCCTTCAGTACATTACAAAGAAGTTCCTTGATCCTCGATAGCTTCTCTGGGTCAGTAATTGCTGACCCAGTTTCATCATCAGTTACTTGCATCACGGCTGCTGCGCGCATATTGTGTGTCCAGACCTCTGCATTCAATACATTGCATTTTAAATGGGCGAGGACAGCACTCACTTCAGATAGCAGCCCTGGTCTGTCACTTCCTGTTAACTCAATTGCAGTGTGATCCACAGATTGTTTAACCCCAAAAGATCCCATGGAAGATGTAAAGCAAGATTCCGTCCCTAACGACTTGAGATAAAACCAAATAATCAGATCTGTTTGCACCTCAACCAaccaaaaataaagaagcagaacaaagagttaaaaaaaataacatcaatcaaAAAATAACAACTCACCTTTGTAATATAATCTAGAATTGCTTCATCGGTAACCTTGTTTCCATCTTGATCCGTAACATTAAAAACTGGtggtaaaaagaagaagaaagagaacctcaaaataatcaaccttttatgctccaaaaagaaaagctaaattggaaaccaaaaaaaaaaaaggaaaaaaaaaaagtattaccATCCATGAACCATCCCCCATCAGAGGATACGTAAGCTTTGGTTATGATAAGGTTCAGATCAGTGAGGACTTGTACAACTTCAAGAAGTTTTCCATGTTTGTTAGCACTGTCAACCTGTATCACAAAATGAAACGATTGGTACCCAGTAGAGCACCAAGAATAATGGGAGACTCGAGCACGCGCATACcccaaaaaaggacaaaaatctTACCCTTATAACAGTAGCATTCTTGCAAGCTTCATTATCAATCACAACCCtaacacacacaaaaataagggaaaaaagaTGTGAACAAAACGGATATAAATCTGATTCGCTTCATAATTTTAGGTCACTTCCAATGGGAAAAttcagaaaagaagataaagaatCTGCATGATACGCACCTCGGTGGATTCAATCTCTTAAAGAGCTTCTCATATTCATCATCCATATCATTTGAAAAGCTCATGTTGACCTCTGTAGACATAAAAATTTTGAacggaaaataaaaaagaaaagctatgAGAACAAAACCAGCCCATAAAACCAAAAAGTTGGTTTCTTGAGAAATAACCATCATCAACGTAAAACAGATACTCCTAATAGCCCAAAACAGTACGTATAACTGATAAAAGGCACTCCTAAATTATAACGGAATCCTTAACAAtcacttttttcttaaaacaaattttggaataaagagagaaatctAAAGCAGAGAGGATATGTAAATATGTGTAAAAAATAGCACAAATACCAGGGAAGAAATAATTTACTGGCATAAATGTTGTAATTAAGATCACACAGACACAACATGACTAAGAAACACACATACCCCGCATCAAAAACCCTTGGAAACAGAGTACCCCGCATCAAAAACCCTTGGAAACAGAATTAAAACAGAAACAATCACCTAATTAACAAATGCCCATcacccaaaaataataataaaaaaaagagaaaaaatcgaCGCCTACCCATTATAGTTCTTGATGCCTCAGTGACGTTCTAGTACTGAACCAAAGTAGTTGTCTTGGTTCTctcaagaaagaaagataacTCTCTCTTGCATATACGCATAAGCATGTGTGTGAgtctatatatatgtatagagagagagagagagacaaaccAGAAGAAAGAGTAAGTATCCCCAGAGAGATCTCGGGACTCTAACAAGAAGGAaaccttaatttaatattaataaatttgattgctccctatgtgtatttatttttgtttctaaaatcaGACACCTCAGTACTCCAAAAACCTGcaatttctatgaaaaaaatacaatagaaCGAAATATACCAACGAAAAAAAAACTGTGCGTGtgttcctctttctctctctctagtttATTGGGTTACTCTCTCTAGGATGGTGATGAGTTCGCTGTTTCAATTGCTGGCTCTCGTAAATCAGTACTTAAGGAGAGTTCCTGTAAGTTTGAGAGGGGAAGAGTATTAAATGCACCCGAGCATATTTTAGCGTTGGTTGCTCATTGCTCGAGTGCGCGAGTGAAGAGCTAAACCCTTAAAAATGAGAGGTGATTAATCTAACCACGTGTTTTTTAGAATGGCGGTGAGGCAATAAATCTCCAAGCTTCGTGGAGTGGACCATTTTATGGATCTGGGTGGGTGTAGTCCATGGGTTAAGGGGTAGGTGCCAGTCTTGGTTTTATTTTAGGCAATTCTcgaattaaatattaaaaaaaataaggaatccagagttttttttattttaaaaaattagaaaacttagtttttttttattttcttttcaaaaatataaaagatggattgtcaaaatatttt from Populus alba chromosome 8, ASM523922v2, whole genome shotgun sequence encodes the following:
- the LOC118062504 gene encoding ACT domain-containing protein ACR4 isoform X1 produces the protein MREVNMSFSNDMDDEYEKLFKRLNPPRVVIDNEACKNATVIRVDSANKHGKLLEVVQVLTDLNLIITKAYVSSDGGWFMDVFNVTDQDGNKVTDEAILDYITKSLGTESCFTSSMGSFGVKQSVDHTAIELTGSDRPGLLSEVSAVLAHLKCNVLNAEVWTHNMRAAAVMQVTDDETGSAITDPEKLSRIKELLCNVLKGSNKYRGARTVVSHGVTHTERRLHQMMFADRDYERANNDVLDEKQRPNVSVVNWYEKDYSVITIRSKDRPKLLFDTVCTLTDMEYVVFHANIDAEGPEAHQEYYIKHVDGSPVKSEAERQRIIQCLEAAIERRVSEGLKLELCTTDRIGLLSDVTRIFRENSLTVTRAEVTTRAGKAVNTFYVSDASGYPVDAKTIDSIRQATGQTILKVKGSPEELKPVSQESPTRFLFGGLFKSRSFVNFGLVKSYS
- the LOC118062504 gene encoding ACT domain-containing protein ACR4 isoform X3; translated protein: MSFSNDMDDEYEKLFKRLNPPRVVIDNEACKNATVIRVDSANKHGKLLEVVQVLTDLNLIITKAYVSSDGGWFMDVFNVTDQDGNKVTDEAILDYITKSLGTESCFTSSMGSFGVKQSVDHTAIELTGSDRPGLLSEVSAVLAHLKCNVLNAEVWTHNMRAAAVMQVTDDETGSAITDPEKLSRIKELLCNVLKGSNKYRGARTVVSHGVTHTERRLHQMMFADRDYERANNDVLDEKQRPNVSVVNWYEKDYSVITIRSKDRPKLLFDTVCTLTDMEYVVFHANIDAEGPEAHQEYYIKHVDGSPVKSEAERQRIIQCLEAAIERRVSEGLKLELCTTDRIGLLSDVTRIFRENSLTVTRAEVTTRAGKAVNTFYVSDASGYPVDAKTIDSIRQATGQTILKVKGSPEELKPVSQESPTRFLFGGLFKSRSFVNFGLVKSYS
- the LOC118062504 gene encoding ACT domain-containing protein ACR4 isoform X2; this translates as MEVNMSFSNDMDDEYEKLFKRLNPPRVVIDNEACKNATVIRVDSANKHGKLLEVVQVLTDLNLIITKAYVSSDGGWFMDVFNVTDQDGNKVTDEAILDYITKSLGTESCFTSSMGSFGVKQSVDHTAIELTGSDRPGLLSEVSAVLAHLKCNVLNAEVWTHNMRAAAVMQVTDDETGSAITDPEKLSRIKELLCNVLKGSNKYRGARTVVSHGVTHTERRLHQMMFADRDYERANNDVLDEKQRPNVSVVNWYEKDYSVITIRSKDRPKLLFDTVCTLTDMEYVVFHANIDAEGPEAHQEYYIKHVDGSPVKSEAERQRIIQCLEAAIERRVSEGLKLELCTTDRIGLLSDVTRIFRENSLTVTRAEVTTRAGKAVNTFYVSDASGYPVDAKTIDSIRQATGQTILKVKGSPEELKPVSQESPTRFLFGGLFKSRSFVNFGLVKSYS